The following proteins are co-located in the Streptomyces sp. NBC_01198 genome:
- a CDS encoding putative T7SS-secreted protein: MGVRAVADAIGERGERLLRSAEHRAGALVEDRAHLLAAGLDAAGLHGAARWTADSGDLVADRLGAGVAERQLGQSEDPRDLLHGDAGRIRTAAGHLRRLRTAFDAGCTGLSRLDPGDWKGLGGDAFRTAFARQPAAWGRAASACQEAADALEHYAFVVDWAQRQAKEAARLWKQGFEACGKATRAYQVKVAEYHSALAAAGATQAPPSPPSPFVDPGADDRSAAHDLLTAARDQRDTVARAAETALRSATGLAPALPDFAARLGSDTVDLLDGAPIRLEHFAGGLIRSGTDAMRFGRGLNPCDPYNRSHPAAYLARLNGTATGLLRLAAHPERLPGIVVGAGWGTDGDEAGGRLVGNVLLTLATDGGSAAGRDAVPARGIGPDGIRGPADGGPEGLRQGLESAVPRLPDGGFQRYPDPRGVWTTIQVHGGITVAGRPHNSAGSVRAALETWYGNPRAAAARTLGGPADGRLDVLSAERPGVHHGGVRDDTSFGYTGPGPTAYRQVADDVGRSGHGSSALVQVEWGQRAHGVRATHVFAALNHRGRVFWWDPQAGLVSTSPIHLAARHVFHYVLDAHGRRVAD, from the coding sequence ATGGGCGTCCGGGCGGTCGCCGACGCGATCGGCGAGCGCGGCGAGCGGCTGCTGCGCTCGGCCGAGCACAGGGCCGGCGCCCTGGTCGAGGACCGCGCCCACCTGCTGGCCGCCGGGCTGGACGCCGCCGGGCTGCACGGCGCGGCGCGCTGGACCGCGGACAGCGGCGACCTGGTCGCCGACCGGCTCGGTGCCGGTGTCGCCGAGCGGCAGCTGGGGCAGAGCGAGGACCCCAGGGACCTGCTGCACGGCGACGCCGGCCGCATCCGTACCGCGGCCGGCCACCTGCGCCGGCTGCGCACTGCCTTCGACGCCGGGTGCACGGGCCTGTCCCGGCTCGACCCGGGCGACTGGAAGGGGCTGGGCGGCGACGCCTTCCGCACGGCCTTCGCACGGCAGCCCGCGGCATGGGGCCGCGCGGCATCGGCGTGCCAGGAGGCGGCGGACGCCCTGGAGCACTACGCCTTCGTGGTGGACTGGGCGCAGCGCCAGGCCAAGGAGGCCGCCCGGCTGTGGAAGCAGGGCTTCGAGGCGTGCGGGAAGGCCACGCGGGCCTACCAGGTGAAGGTCGCGGAATACCACTCCGCGCTGGCGGCCGCCGGCGCCACGCAGGCGCCTCCGTCCCCGCCGAGCCCCTTCGTCGACCCGGGCGCGGACGACCGGAGCGCCGCGCACGACCTGCTGACCGCGGCGCGGGACCAGCGCGACACGGTGGCGCGGGCCGCCGAGACGGCGCTGCGGTCCGCAACCGGGCTCGCCCCGGCGCTGCCGGACTTCGCCGCCCGGCTCGGGTCCGACACCGTCGACCTGCTGGACGGCGCACCGATCCGCCTCGAGCACTTCGCCGGCGGGCTGATCCGCAGCGGCACGGACGCGATGCGCTTCGGACGCGGGCTGAACCCGTGCGACCCGTACAACCGCAGCCACCCTGCCGCGTATCTGGCGCGGCTGAACGGCACCGCGACCGGGCTGCTCCGGCTGGCTGCGCACCCCGAGCGGCTGCCCGGGATCGTCGTCGGCGCCGGCTGGGGCACCGACGGCGACGAGGCGGGCGGGCGGCTCGTTGGCAACGTCCTGCTGACCCTCGCGACGGACGGCGGCAGCGCCGCGGGCCGCGATGCCGTGCCGGCGCGCGGCATCGGTCCCGACGGCATCCGCGGTCCTGCGGACGGTGGACCCGAGGGGCTGCGGCAGGGGCTGGAGAGTGCGGTGCCGCGCCTTCCCGACGGTGGTTTCCAGCGGTACCCGGACCCGCGCGGGGTCTGGACGACGATTCAGGTCCACGGCGGCATCACGGTCGCGGGCCGGCCGCACAACAGCGCCGGCAGCGTACGTGCCGCGCTGGAGACCTGGTACGGCAATCCGCGGGCCGCCGCGGCCCGCACGCTCGGCGGGCCGGCGGACGGGCGGCTCGACGTACTGAGCGCCGAGCGCCCGGGCGTGCACCACGGCGGCGTCCGGGACGACACCTCCTTCGGCTACACCGGCCCCGGGCCCACCGCCTACCGGCAAGTCGCCGACGACGTAGGCCGGTCGGGACACGGGTCGAGCGCCCTCGTCCAGGTCGAGTGGGGGCAGCGCGCCCACGGAGTACGGGCCACGCACGTCTTCGCCGCGCTGAACCACCGGGGCCGGGTGTTCTGGTGGGACCCGCAGGCGGGCCTGGTGAGCACCAGCCCGATCCACCTGGCGGCGCGGCACGTCTTCCACTACGTCCTGGACGCGCACGGGCGGCGGGTCGCGGACTGA
- a CDS encoding putative T7SS-secreted protein, with amino-acid sequence MGLGSLVNKIGDGGEKLLGKAKKKAGDLIDDGAHAVGDGLDHVGLHDAADWVDDHGDSIADHLGAHVDEQQLGQSEDPKELVHGDSTKIREVAGHLSRFHSAFDTGHTGLTHLDPGSWEGAGAEAFRSKFAPQPAKWAKAATACQDASNALEHYAFTVDWAQGQAKEAVRLWKQGTDARKRAADAYNAKVDEYNKDLASYKDLVDGNDDPGKPPVAPGAFVDPGAADKNHAKEILNAARKQRDTVAGEAGTKVRAATALAPAKPDFADRMKSDGGDFLTSMPIQAEHFAGGLIRSGTDMLKFVRGLNPYDPYNMTHPAQYLTHLNSTAAGLLDMTAHPERLPGVLLGTGWGSDGSEAGGRLVGNILMAIATDGGSAGAKAGVEGAGKEAAEQAAKDAAENGGKWKNLAKATSDVKGKAFHQGSMTPAEEAQFLHDEYPWLKDVNETGKPGYTDNCSKNVEAVNERLDGMPSKATPLQSPQWPSPTRLGNPSAQWENVKSYDDIINDMNARGDGSRGVVYINRGGSAHVFNVVKDSNGVVFLDGQSGRLADLEKGVSIQYMPYK; translated from the coding sequence ATGGGCCTGGGAAGTCTGGTCAACAAGATCGGCGACGGCGGCGAGAAGCTGCTGGGCAAGGCCAAGAAGAAGGCCGGCGACCTGATCGACGACGGGGCCCACGCCGTCGGCGACGGCCTGGACCACGTCGGCCTGCACGACGCGGCGGACTGGGTCGACGACCACGGTGACTCGATCGCCGACCACCTGGGCGCGCATGTCGACGAGCAGCAGCTCGGCCAGAGCGAGGACCCCAAGGAGCTGGTGCACGGGGACTCGACGAAGATACGTGAGGTCGCCGGCCACCTGAGCCGCTTCCACTCCGCCTTCGACACCGGCCACACCGGCCTGACCCACCTCGACCCGGGCAGCTGGGAGGGCGCGGGCGCCGAGGCCTTCCGGTCGAAGTTCGCCCCGCAGCCCGCCAAGTGGGCCAAGGCGGCGACCGCCTGCCAGGACGCGTCGAACGCGCTGGAGCACTACGCCTTCACCGTCGACTGGGCGCAGGGCCAGGCCAAGGAGGCGGTCCGGCTGTGGAAGCAGGGCACCGACGCGCGCAAGAGGGCCGCGGACGCCTACAACGCGAAGGTCGACGAGTACAACAAGGACCTGGCCAGCTACAAGGATCTGGTCGACGGCAACGACGACCCGGGCAAGCCGCCGGTCGCCCCCGGCGCCTTCGTCGACCCCGGCGCCGCCGACAAGAACCACGCCAAGGAGATACTCAACGCGGCCCGCAAGCAGCGCGACACGGTCGCCGGCGAGGCCGGGACCAAGGTCCGCGCGGCCACCGCGCTCGCACCCGCCAAGCCGGACTTCGCCGACCGGATGAAGAGCGACGGCGGCGACTTCCTCACCTCGATGCCGATCCAGGCCGAGCACTTCGCCGGCGGGCTCATACGCTCCGGCACCGACATGCTGAAGTTCGTCCGCGGGCTGAACCCGTACGACCCGTACAACATGACGCACCCCGCGCAGTATCTGACCCACCTCAACTCCACCGCCGCCGGCCTGCTGGACATGACCGCGCACCCCGAGCGGCTCCCCGGCGTCCTGCTGGGCACGGGATGGGGGTCCGACGGCTCCGAGGCGGGCGGCCGGCTCGTCGGCAACATCCTGATGGCGATCGCCACCGACGGCGGCAGCGCCGGCGCCAAGGCCGGTGTCGAGGGTGCGGGCAAGGAGGCGGCCGAGCAGGCCGCGAAGGACGCCGCGGAAAACGGCGGCAAGTGGAAGAACCTCGCGAAGGCCACCAGCGACGTCAAGGGCAAGGCCTTCCACCAGGGTTCGATGACCCCGGCAGAAGAGGCGCAGTTCCTGCACGACGAATACCCCTGGCTCAAGGACGTCAACGAGACGGGCAAGCCCGGCTACACCGACAACTGCTCCAAGAACGTGGAAGCGGTCAACGAGCGCCTCGACGGCATGCCATCCAAGGCCACCCCGCTGCAGTCGCCCCAGTGGCCCAGCCCCACCAGGCTCGGCAACCCCAGCGCGCAGTGGGAGAACGTCAAGAGCTACGACGACATCATCAACGACATGAACGCGCGCGGCGACGGCTCGCGCGGCGTCGTCTACATCAACCGCGGCGGCAGTGCCCACGTCTTCAACGTGGTCAAGGACAGCAACGGCGTGGTCTTCCTCGACGGGCAGAGCGGCCGGCTGGCCGACCTCGAAAAGGGCGTTTCGATCCAATACATGCCGTACAAATAG
- a CDS encoding YrhB domain-containing protein encodes MTEEEALAAAWAFLRDRYGDGPPTIVIEPGSTAEYRLAWTVRFDSQEHIDTGDFTQAPMVREIVVFKDGSLIGFTPSALSTPDATAWFEDGVWPERLAQLTDPRVFGTQWTGQPPATGA; translated from the coding sequence ATGACCGAGGAGGAGGCGCTCGCCGCCGCCTGGGCGTTCCTTCGGGACAGGTACGGCGACGGGCCGCCGACGATCGTGATCGAGCCGGGGAGCACCGCCGAGTACCGGCTGGCCTGGACCGTCCGCTTCGACTCGCAGGAGCACATCGACACCGGCGACTTCACCCAGGCGCCGATGGTGCGGGAGATCGTGGTGTTCAAGGACGGCTCGCTGATCGGCTTCACGCCCAGCGCGCTGAGCACACCGGACGCCACCGCCTGGTTCGAGGACGGCGTCTGGCCGGAGCGGCTCGCCCAGCTGACCGACCCCCGGGTCTTCGGGACCCAGTGGACCGGGCAACCCCCCGCCACCGGAGCGTGA
- a CDS encoding YrhB domain-containing protein, whose protein sequence is MTDPYQLAHDWVRSGYDVPVDVQRAPVAETPQTWVFTVAPRAVAGASRAAAPLLTSLVCVPKNGMPPFHPATDDPWGDLADFERDPKPRIPSEQARRTNARGAVLAAHAMVGGAPASALPWQSVHEGPTWWDDFLLRYFPTAEVGPCPDWDTVIAAVEETGPGTAGVVWVRRELHGAEATGHLLYAHNKDGQVALLDPQARRLARLETENVREIVLARIPPAAEPAAPVQAGAAGGSATVPAGREAADLASAVRAAEAWLEKVHGGEVVLVDPSPADESSRGWLFACNTRAFLADGSPQHAMLDAALVVPKDGSVPFGLPNSDPWTWFDRWDQGAQPGVDGFPLPPEPGPAAWFAPTMGPLGAVLSVTHFTDWQTLLAGVMEMPVGSRSVVWLRRNDRRGRESVGLLCVAAQTETGLALIDTARDAPAELEYEGVRSLHLIQYR, encoded by the coding sequence ATGACCGACCCGTATCAGCTCGCGCACGACTGGGTGCGGTCCGGCTACGACGTACCGGTGGACGTCCAGCGCGCCCCCGTCGCCGAGACCCCGCAGACCTGGGTCTTCACCGTGGCGCCCCGCGCGGTGGCCGGCGCCTCCCGGGCGGCCGCGCCGCTGCTCACGTCGCTGGTGTGCGTGCCGAAGAACGGCATGCCGCCCTTCCACCCGGCCACCGACGACCCGTGGGGCGACCTGGCGGACTTCGAGCGCGACCCGAAGCCCAGGATCCCCTCCGAGCAGGCCCGCAGGACGAACGCCAGGGGTGCGGTGCTCGCCGCGCACGCCATGGTCGGCGGGGCGCCCGCGTCGGCGCTGCCCTGGCAGTCCGTACACGAGGGCCCCACCTGGTGGGACGACTTCCTGCTGCGGTACTTCCCCACCGCCGAGGTCGGCCCGTGCCCGGACTGGGACACGGTGATCGCGGCGGTCGAGGAAACGGGCCCGGGCACGGCGGGCGTGGTCTGGGTACGCCGTGAACTGCACGGCGCCGAGGCGACCGGCCACCTGCTCTACGCCCACAACAAGGACGGCCAGGTCGCGCTGCTCGACCCGCAGGCGCGGCGGCTCGCCCGGCTGGAGACCGAGAACGTACGGGAGATCGTGCTGGCCAGGATCCCGCCGGCGGCGGAACCGGCGGCCCCCGTACAGGCGGGCGCGGCCGGCGGGTCGGCCACCGTACCGGCCGGGCGCGAAGCGGCGGACCTGGCGTCGGCGGTGCGCGCGGCCGAGGCGTGGCTGGAGAAGGTGCACGGCGGTGAGGTCGTTCTCGTGGACCCCTCCCCCGCCGACGAGAGCAGCCGCGGCTGGCTGTTCGCGTGCAACACCCGCGCCTTCCTGGCCGACGGCAGCCCGCAGCACGCGATGCTGGACGCCGCGCTGGTGGTGCCGAAGGACGGCTCGGTGCCGTTCGGGCTGCCGAACTCCGACCCGTGGACCTGGTTCGACCGCTGGGACCAGGGCGCGCAACCGGGCGTCGACGGCTTCCCACTGCCGCCAGAGCCGGGACCCGCGGCATGGTTCGCACCGACGATGGGCCCGCTCGGCGCGGTGCTGTCCGTCACCCACTTCACCGACTGGCAGACCCTGCTGGCCGGGGTGATGGAGATGCCGGTGGGCTCGCGGTCCGTGGTGTGGCTGCGCAGGAACGACCGGCGCGGCCGTGAGTCGGTCGGGCTGCTGTGCGTCGCCGCGCAGACCGAGACCGGCCTGGCCCTCATCGACACCGCCAGGGACGCCCCGGCGGAGCTGGAGTACGAAGGCGTACGGTCGCTGCACCTGATTCAGTACCGCTGA
- the mycP gene encoding type VII secretion-associated serine protease mycosin — MRVAGPPHRRAVSVAATAAVLALLPGVILGGATPAAASPVRPDTPHAVEPLDGDGQCTFPAPSVKQIPWSLQRVLQNQLWQSTEGEHVKVAVIDSGVDVENPQLAGAVDRADSVDLIDPKDKGHGTTDPVGHGTEVAGIIAARRADSTGFVGLAPAATIISIRQAGEDGTGTVPNLVAALGKAVNAGARVINISQDTSRSTPQLRDAVANAVAHDVVIVASAGNDGADGVARTTYPGGYDGVLAVGASDRNNERATFSQSGEFVGVAAPGVDMLSTVPGGGQCVDNGTSFAAPYVAGVATLIRAKHPHWTAPQVIAQIEQTAQRTSLGHNSLVGWGVVDPVRALTDDQKPIDAPKPDPGVLKGQDRVVPAALTFGDPARQRQKRIAAYVVSGMAVTLLLIVGTSVALRDRRRRS, encoded by the coding sequence GTGAGGGTTGCAGGGCCGCCGCACCGGCGTGCCGTGTCCGTGGCTGCCACCGCGGCCGTGCTGGCGTTGCTGCCGGGAGTGATCCTGGGCGGAGCGACACCCGCGGCCGCCTCGCCCGTCCGGCCTGACACGCCGCACGCCGTCGAGCCGCTCGACGGCGACGGGCAGTGCACCTTCCCCGCGCCGTCCGTGAAGCAGATCCCCTGGTCGTTGCAGCGCGTGCTGCAGAACCAGTTGTGGCAGAGCACCGAGGGTGAGCACGTCAAGGTCGCGGTGATCGACTCCGGAGTGGACGTCGAGAACCCCCAGCTGGCCGGGGCGGTGGACCGCGCGGACAGCGTCGACCTGATAGACCCCAAGGACAAGGGCCACGGCACCACCGACCCGGTAGGGCACGGGACGGAGGTGGCCGGCATCATCGCCGCCCGCCGGGCGGACTCCACCGGTTTCGTGGGACTGGCTCCCGCGGCGACGATCATCTCGATCCGGCAGGCGGGCGAGGACGGCACCGGTACGGTGCCCAACCTGGTGGCGGCGCTGGGGAAGGCCGTCAATGCAGGCGCCCGCGTCATCAACATCTCGCAGGACACCTCGCGCAGCACTCCCCAACTGCGCGACGCCGTGGCCAATGCGGTGGCCCACGACGTGGTGATCGTCGCCTCCGCGGGCAACGACGGTGCGGACGGCGTGGCCCGTACCACCTACCCCGGCGGCTACGACGGCGTGCTCGCGGTCGGTGCCTCGGACCGCAACAACGAGCGTGCGACGTTCTCCCAGTCGGGGGAATTCGTCGGCGTGGCGGCGCCGGGCGTGGACATGCTCTCCACCGTTCCCGGCGGCGGCCAGTGCGTGGACAACGGCACCAGTTTCGCCGCACCTTATGTGGCGGGTGTCGCGACGCTGATCCGCGCCAAGCATCCGCACTGGACCGCGCCGCAGGTCATCGCGCAGATCGAGCAGACCGCGCAGCGCACCTCGCTGGGCCACAACTCCCTGGTCGGCTGGGGCGTCGTCGACCCGGTCCGCGCGCTGACCGACGATCAGAAGCCGATCGACGCGCCGAAGCCCGACCCCGGCGTGCTCAAGGGCCAGGACCGAGTCGTGCCGGCGGCGCTGACGTTCGGGGATCCCGCGCGGCAGCGGCAGAAGCGCATCGCCGCCTACGTGGTGAGCGGTATGGCGGTGACCCTGCTGCTGATCGTCGGTACGTCAGTGGCGCTGCGGGACCGCAGGCGCCGCTCCTGA
- a CDS encoding WXG100 family type VII secretion target, producing the protein MSDPGELKVTYSSLDEAAGAIKQQAGQLETDLDNLLTRVRAVAAYWEGDAQNAFHAVANEWANRTHHMHDVLESIASKVQIASGHYNAADKKAASYFG; encoded by the coding sequence ATGTCCGATCCCGGTGAACTCAAGGTCACATATTCCTCGCTCGACGAGGCCGCCGGTGCGATCAAGCAGCAGGCCGGTCAGCTGGAGACCGACCTCGACAACCTGCTGACCCGCGTCCGCGCGGTCGCCGCGTACTGGGAAGGCGACGCGCAGAACGCCTTCCACGCCGTCGCGAACGAGTGGGCGAACCGTACGCACCACATGCACGACGTGCTGGAGTCGATCGCGAGCAAGGTGCAGATCGCCAGCGGTCACTACAACGCGGCCGACAAGAAGGCCGCGTCGTACTTCGGCTGA
- a CDS encoding WXG100 family type VII secretion target, producing the protein MTAGMKVTAASLAKLETDIYDMVGSMDRQVKALQTVIDNLEGHWRGIGANAFNSQQSLINEDHRVLAILLNKIKDAVHDTNITSGSTDEDVLQDMKSIDINGSAAGSGIAGL; encoded by the coding sequence ATGACTGCCGGAATGAAAGTCACCGCGGCCTCGCTGGCCAAGCTGGAAACCGACATCTACGACATGGTCGGCTCGATGGACCGCCAGGTGAAGGCGCTCCAGACGGTGATCGACAACCTCGAGGGCCACTGGCGGGGTATCGGTGCCAACGCCTTCAACTCGCAGCAGAGCCTGATCAACGAGGACCACCGTGTGCTGGCGATCCTGCTGAACAAGATCAAGGACGCCGTGCACGACACGAACATCACCTCGGGCTCGACCGATGAGGACGTCCTCCAGGACATGAAGAGCATCGACATCAACGGCAGCGCTGCGGGCAGCGGCATCGCCGGTCTCTGA
- the mycP gene encoding type VII secretion-associated serine protease mycosin: MKRRARTWVQRALAVIATSGALTLSVGALPAQAQTVREMQWHVDAMRLSEAWKISEGAGVTVAVIDTGVDRTIPDLRGQVLDGKSFTYPVDSPYDDKIGHGTGMSSLIAGTGAADGGTGAIGVAPKAKILPIRILNDPRDTNEAASAESFTLELDKALRYAADSQAKVINISQAVPATSLRPEDVAGLQDAVDYARSKGKLIIAGSGNSGEQGSPVQYPAASRGVVGAGALDRNGKALALSNKGPQVDLSAVGDNISKACPSGIRPHCVNTSSGTSDASALTSGSAALVWSAHPTWTANQVLRVLLNTASKPTDGAERNDSIGYGAVRPRVALQTPGDPGPADVYPLAEHEGWAQTAEPSATPTSGATGTAAPAPSAKSSDSAIADGADSGGGGGSSAPWIAAGAAVIVLAAAGTALAVRGRRRRGAAAAFVAQPLQPPLPPQQQPPYGGYRPPPPPPPY; the protein is encoded by the coding sequence ATGAAACGCCGGGCCCGTACCTGGGTACAACGTGCCCTGGCTGTCATCGCCACGAGTGGCGCCCTGACGCTCAGCGTCGGGGCGCTGCCCGCGCAGGCGCAGACCGTGCGTGAAATGCAGTGGCATGTCGACGCCATGCGTTTGTCGGAAGCGTGGAAGATCAGCGAAGGTGCAGGCGTCACGGTTGCTGTGATCGACACAGGTGTCGATCGAACGATCCCCGATCTGAGGGGCCAGGTTCTCGACGGGAAGAGCTTTACCTATCCTGTGGATTCGCCCTATGACGACAAGATCGGTCACGGTACAGGCATGTCCAGCCTCATCGCCGGGACCGGGGCTGCTGACGGGGGAACTGGGGCAATTGGTGTGGCCCCGAAGGCAAAGATTCTGCCGATCAGAATCCTCAACGATCCCCGCGACACGAACGAGGCGGCGAGCGCGGAGTCGTTCACCCTGGAGTTGGACAAAGCGCTTCGTTATGCTGCCGATAGCCAGGCAAAGGTCATCAACATCTCCCAGGCTGTACCGGCTACATCTCTAAGGCCTGAGGATGTCGCAGGACTGCAGGACGCCGTGGACTATGCAAGGTCCAAGGGCAAGCTGATCATCGCCGGTTCGGGCAACTCCGGCGAACAAGGCAGCCCTGTTCAGTACCCCGCCGCCAGTCGTGGAGTTGTTGGTGCGGGTGCGCTGGACCGCAACGGAAAGGCACTGGCGCTGTCCAACAAGGGCCCCCAAGTAGACCTCTCCGCCGTTGGCGACAACATCTCGAAGGCCTGCCCGAGCGGGATCCGCCCCCACTGCGTCAACACAAGCAGTGGCACAAGCGACGCCTCCGCCCTCACCTCCGGCTCCGCCGCCCTCGTCTGGTCCGCGCACCCCACCTGGACCGCCAACCAGGTCCTGCGCGTGCTGCTCAACACCGCCTCGAAACCCACCGACGGGGCCGAGCGGAATGACTCGATCGGGTATGGCGCGGTGCGGCCCCGCGTGGCGCTTCAGACGCCCGGGGACCCCGGGCCCGCCGACGTCTACCCGTTGGCGGAGCACGAGGGGTGGGCGCAGACCGCGGAGCCGTCGGCGACGCCGACGTCCGGCGCCACCGGTACCGCGGCTCCCGCGCCCTCGGCCAAGTCGTCCGACTCCGCGATCGCGGACGGGGCGGACTCCGGTGGCGGGGGCGGTAGTTCGGCGCCATGGATCGCGGCCGGGGCCGCGGTGATCGTGCTGGCGGCGGCCGGGACGGCTCTGGCCGTACGCGGTCGGCGCCGCCGCGGTGCCGCCGCGGCCTTTGTGGCGCAACCGCTACAACCGCCACTGCCACCGCAGCAGCAGCCGCCGTATGGTGGATACCGGCCGCCTCCACCACCGCCTCCTTACTAG
- a CDS encoding WXG100 family type VII secretion target, protein MTAQSGSTPGGLFGNVVKTIEKALDFSHTDFESFSHEAMLDMVQHTDPEALAGFGHRLSAAVASINQVGNDLNNNIAYVDWEGASGAAFKEWGKNVAKSTLALGDYADSTGKALTAAADTLRTVKRDIPKVPAGAKATYTALHADPAARHDPDGQKEISQAHTQLETARIQAADQMHKLAQSYSFSAAIINNEKPPTYPPMPATFVPPPDARAIDPSHYSSSTGSVSPYSSSSSSSSSHSVKPADHSGLQKVSISGSDVSHVSTTGSPVATAPDDGAPPVTHIQSAGPLAPVATAPQPSPLSPNTGGGPGPITGGPSFGTPLQPIPNENQQFGGLNPRLPNRVGGVEPINTAGGSRATTGPFNPRNITGSPAEEIGAAPPMRRSTTNGIYGGRPSTEAEMLGGRTQGQVPRGSVIGGRGAAARLPGGGMAEGGSPGVGGRSAMNRGGAGRLASEPGGVVGRTPASEFAPGASRSSDRNRRREGRRPDHLIEEDDWIPTRDDVAPPVID, encoded by the coding sequence ATGACCGCGCAGTCAGGGAGCACTCCCGGCGGGTTGTTCGGCAACGTGGTGAAGACGATCGAGAAGGCGCTCGACTTCTCCCACACGGACTTCGAGTCGTTCTCGCACGAGGCGATGCTGGACATGGTCCAGCACACCGACCCCGAGGCACTCGCCGGCTTTGGTCACCGCCTCTCGGCGGCTGTGGCAAGCATCAACCAGGTCGGCAACGACCTCAACAACAACATCGCCTACGTCGACTGGGAAGGCGCGTCGGGCGCCGCCTTCAAGGAGTGGGGCAAGAACGTCGCCAAGTCCACGCTGGCGCTGGGCGACTACGCCGACTCCACCGGCAAGGCACTGACGGCTGCCGCCGACACGCTGCGCACGGTCAAGCGCGACATCCCGAAGGTCCCGGCCGGCGCGAAAGCCACGTACACGGCCCTCCACGCTGACCCCGCCGCCCGCCACGACCCGGACGGCCAGAAGGAGATCTCGCAGGCCCACACGCAACTGGAGACGGCCCGCATCCAGGCCGCGGACCAGATGCACAAGCTGGCGCAGTCGTACTCCTTCTCGGCGGCGATCATCAACAACGAGAAGCCGCCGACGTATCCGCCGATGCCGGCGACGTTTGTGCCGCCGCCAGACGCGCGAGCAATCGACCCATCGCACTACAGCTCTTCGACGGGTTCGGTATCGCCCTACAGTTCGAGCAGTAGCAGCAGCTCGTCGCACTCCGTGAAGCCCGCTGACCACAGCGGGTTGCAGAAGGTGTCGATCTCCGGCAGCGATGTGTCGCACGTGTCCACGACCGGGTCCCCGGTCGCAACAGCTCCGGACGACGGCGCGCCGCCGGTCACGCACATCCAGTCGGCCGGACCCCTGGCTCCGGTCGCGACGGCACCGCAGCCGAGCCCGCTGTCGCCGAATACCGGTGGTGGTCCCGGTCCCATCACCGGCGGCCCCAGCTTCGGGACCCCGTTGCAGCCGATCCCGAACGAGAACCAGCAGTTCGGCGGTCTCAACCCGAGGCTGCCGAACCGGGTAGGCGGCGTCGAGCCGATCAACACGGCCGGCGGATCGCGCGCTACCACCGGCCCGTTCAACCCACGGAACATCACGGGGTCGCCTGCTGAGGAGATCGGCGCCGCTCCGCCGATGCGGCGGAGTACGACCAACGGTATCTACGGTGGCCGTCCGTCGACCGAGGCCGAAATGCTCGGCGGCCGTACTCAGGGCCAAGTCCCCCGTGGCAGTGTCATCGGCGGCAGGGGCGCCGCTGCCCGGCTGCCCGGCGGTGGAATGGCGGAAGGCGGCAGCCCTGGCGTGGGTGGCCGCAGTGCCATGAACCGAGGCGGCGCCGGCAGGTTGGCGAGCGAGCCCGGCGGAGTGGTGGGTCGTACGCCTGCCAGTGAGTTCGCTCCCGGCGCGAGCCGCTCCTCCGACCGCAACCGACGGCGCGAAGGCCGCCGTCCGGATCACCTGATCGAAGAGGACGACTGGATCCCGACCCGCGATGATGTCGCACCGCCCGTTATCGACTGA